Proteins encoded within one genomic window of Chthonomonas sp.:
- a CDS encoding glycosyltransferase family 4 protein, translated as MTRIALLVNIVAPYRIPVYEVIAQDSQLQVFTSGGESNRTTWSNLTAEATGIQFKKSWGFTLKIPRMKDGKVFDHRFVHITPGYFFDLVAMRPHAVVCNEMGFRAMTALIYGSIFRKPVWVWWGGTLHTEADVGRGKRMLRNWFVRRVRRWISYGKTSTEYLVSIGVKPEAVLEIQNCVDRRRFSTDVEPVWTDLEHPVLLHVGQLINRKGIDLLLRAAAQVRRRGRTFSLVLVGGGDEKANLEGLAAELGLNNVHWKPACKPAEMPGIYRSADVVVFPTLEDVWGLVANEAILCGVPVLVSKFAGCNQEVVDPKNVFDPTDLDAFTEILDRAVQGDIAPAEPERLKSFEEVGAMIRGDMRRVIGK; from the coding sequence ATGACCCGAATCGCCTTGCTCGTCAACATTGTTGCGCCGTACCGTATCCCGGTGTACGAAGTCATCGCTCAGGACAGTCAATTACAGGTCTTCACAAGTGGTGGTGAGTCGAACCGGACAACGTGGAGCAACTTGACCGCGGAGGCTACGGGAATTCAGTTCAAGAAATCGTGGGGTTTCACGCTCAAGATCCCACGAATGAAGGATGGCAAGGTTTTCGACCACCGGTTCGTGCACATCACTCCCGGCTACTTCTTCGACCTTGTGGCGATGCGGCCGCACGCGGTGGTCTGCAACGAGATGGGGTTCCGGGCGATGACCGCACTCATCTATGGTTCGATTTTCCGTAAGCCCGTATGGGTCTGGTGGGGCGGAACGCTCCATACCGAGGCGGATGTTGGTCGCGGCAAGCGGATGCTGCGCAACTGGTTTGTCCGGCGGGTGCGTCGGTGGATCAGCTACGGCAAGACAAGCACGGAGTATTTGGTCTCGATCGGGGTGAAGCCGGAGGCGGTCCTGGAAATCCAGAACTGCGTCGATAGGCGGCGGTTCTCCACCGATGTCGAGCCCGTTTGGACGGACTTGGAGCATCCTGTGCTGTTGCACGTGGGGCAACTCATCAACCGGAAAGGGATCGATTTGCTCCTGCGGGCTGCGGCGCAGGTCCGGCGGCGCGGTCGAACTTTCAGCCTGGTGCTGGTGGGGGGTGGCGACGAGAAAGCCAACCTCGAAGGGCTCGCCGCTGAACTTGGGCTCAACAATGTCCACTGGAAACCCGCGTGCAAACCGGCAGAGATGCCCGGCATCTACCGCAGCGCAGACGTCGTTGTCTTTCCGACTCTCGAAGACGTCTGGGGGCTGGTTGCCAACGAGGCGATCCTCTGTGGCGTGCCCGTGCTCGTCAGCAAGTTCGCAGGTTGCAACCAAGAGGTGGTGGACCCCAAGAATGTCTTTGATCCGACCGACCTGGACGCGTTCACGGAGATCCTTGATCGGGCCGTGCAGGGCGACATCGCTCCCGCCGAACCCGAACGGCTGAAGAGCTTTGAGGAGGTCGGCGCGATGATCCGCGGCGACATGCGCCGGGTGATCGGCAAGTGA
- a CDS encoding aminoacetone oxidase family FAD-binding enzyme: MAQDVAVVGAGAAGIIAAWRARTLGARVTLYEKTHRVGTKILISGGGKCNITHDGPLEDVLKAFRPNEARFIRPACYRFPPSAILEVLTERGLKVYTRPDGRIFPVDQTAKDVVAILHSILKEVGVQIRFDAAVEKLERSEHGIEALWVDQKRIPATRVVVTVGGCTYPNSGTTGDGWRWAEGLGHSMVPIRAALAPVLTDPEPASGLPGVALRDIVLKGRVAGKELTRWRGDMLFTHHGLSGPTVLGLSRVVAEAMADRQTVTVEADLCPDLTFEGLGESVQEFGTENPRKKLSGFIERFAPARVAEDVLRLTELDETTVAGGLAKKSKNRLVECLKAFPLGRVREVILPKGEVAAGGIALDEVDPKTMASLRCPGLFLAGEVLDIAGPVGGYNLQAAWATGYVAGESAATNPTK; encoded by the coding sequence ATGGCGCAAGACGTGGCGGTGGTGGGAGCGGGTGCAGCCGGCATCATCGCGGCGTGGCGAGCCCGGACGCTTGGTGCCCGCGTTACTCTGTACGAAAAGACCCACCGCGTGGGCACAAAGATCCTGATCTCCGGAGGCGGGAAGTGCAATATCACTCACGACGGGCCGCTTGAGGACGTGCTCAAGGCGTTTCGGCCCAACGAGGCACGGTTCATTCGGCCCGCGTGCTACCGCTTTCCACCGTCCGCGATTCTCGAAGTCCTTACTGAGCGCGGACTGAAGGTGTACACACGACCCGATGGACGGATCTTCCCCGTTGACCAAACGGCTAAGGACGTGGTGGCAATTCTGCACTCGATTCTAAAAGAGGTCGGAGTCCAGATCCGGTTCGATGCAGCGGTGGAGAAGCTGGAGCGATCGGAGCATGGCATCGAAGCGCTGTGGGTGGACCAGAAGCGAATCCCGGCGACACGGGTTGTCGTCACGGTAGGTGGGTGCACCTACCCGAACTCAGGCACGACCGGCGATGGCTGGCGATGGGCCGAGGGATTGGGGCATTCGATGGTGCCGATTCGCGCCGCCCTCGCACCCGTCCTGACCGATCCGGAACCCGCCAGTGGGCTTCCCGGTGTGGCGCTCCGCGATATTGTTCTCAAGGGTCGGGTCGCCGGGAAGGAACTCACCCGTTGGCGTGGCGACATGCTCTTTACGCATCACGGACTCAGCGGTCCGACGGTTCTCGGGCTGAGCCGGGTGGTCGCCGAGGCGATGGCGGATCGTCAGACGGTCACGGTGGAGGCCGACCTCTGTCCTGATCTCACGTTCGAAGGGCTCGGCGAATCGGTGCAAGAGTTCGGCACTGAAAACCCGCGTAAGAAGCTGAGCGGATTCATCGAGCGGTTTGCTCCTGCGCGGGTAGCCGAGGACGTGCTGAGGCTAACGGAGCTCGATGAGACGACCGTTGCAGGTGGCTTGGCGAAGAAGTCGAAGAATCGGCTGGTGGAATGCCTCAAGGCGTTCCCGCTGGGAAGGGTTCGCGAGGTCATTTTGCCTAAGGGCGAGGTCGCGGCCGGCGGGATTGCGCTGGATGAGGTCGATCCAAAAACGATGGCGAGCTTGCGCTGTCCAGGACTGTTCCTTGCGGGCGAAGTGCTGGATATTGCGGGTCCGGTAGGCGGTTACAACCTTCAGGCGGCGTGGGCGACCGGCTACGTGGCGGGAGAAAGCGCCGCTACCAACCCAACCAAGTAA
- a CDS encoding NAD-dependent epimerase/dehydratase family protein, protein MAKKVLVTGGAGFIGGHLVEGLVAAGHSVAVLDDLSTGNLANLESVKDSVRFFEGSILDEALVNEATAGVECIFHLAAIASVPQSIAEPVMTHHVNATSMMILLEAAKANGARVVMSSSSAVYGDGPEPIKHEGLPTGPISPYGAQKLICENYLKSYSVLHGLAGVSLRYFNVFGTRQNPFSEYAAVIAKFMDRARAGTDLTIFGDGSQTRDFIHVSDVVRANLLAMETPKSDGSSFNIGTGQATDLNELATMILKVTGSSAKVIHAEPRAGDIKHSCCTAELARQHLGFVPKLDLEAGLRQVFEAQSATASR, encoded by the coding sequence ATGGCGAAGAAAGTTCTCGTTACCGGCGGTGCCGGATTCATTGGTGGCCACCTTGTGGAAGGCCTTGTCGCGGCTGGCCACTCGGTCGCAGTACTTGACGATCTCTCAACCGGCAACCTCGCCAACCTAGAGTCAGTCAAGGACTCCGTCCGTTTCTTCGAGGGTTCGATACTTGACGAAGCGCTGGTGAACGAGGCGACTGCGGGCGTCGAGTGTATCTTCCACCTTGCCGCCATCGCGAGCGTCCCGCAGAGCATCGCCGAGCCGGTGATGACGCACCACGTCAACGCGACGAGCATGATGATCCTGCTCGAAGCGGCCAAGGCCAACGGCGCACGCGTCGTGATGTCCTCAAGCTCCGCCGTTTACGGCGACGGCCCCGAGCCGATCAAGCACGAGGGCCTGCCAACCGGTCCCATCTCGCCCTACGGCGCGCAGAAGCTTATCTGCGAGAACTACCTCAAGTCGTATAGTGTGTTGCACGGCCTGGCGGGCGTCTCCCTCCGATACTTCAACGTTTTTGGAACGCGGCAGAACCCGTTCAGCGAGTACGCCGCGGTCATCGCCAAGTTCATGGATCGCGCCCGGGCAGGCACGGACCTGACGATCTTCGGCGATGGTTCACAGACTCGCGACTTCATCCACGTGAGTGACGTCGTCCGCGCGAACTTGCTCGCGATGGAGACGCCGAAATCGGACGGCAGCTCTTTCAACATCGGCACGGGTCAGGCGACCGACCTGAACGAGCTCGCTACCATGATCCTGAAGGTCACTGGCTCAAGTGCCAAGGTCATCCATGCCGAGCCCCGCGCGGGCGACATCAAGCACTCGTGCTGCACCGCTGAGCTCGCCCGGCAGCACCTCGGATTTGTACCGAAGCTCGATTTGGAAGCGGGCCTGCGTCAGGTTTTCGAAGCACAATCGGCGACGGCATCCCGATAG
- a CDS encoding DoxX family protein translates to MKSNDGMTNFALLMLRLTAGLILLYFGSQKFLGAFGGMGLTNTIVAFKNSMGIPTPMTVLAVIAEFFGGLGLVLGVFTRVAAFGVLCTMAVATYTNVQKIESLVATQTNPFPINGAAFPMALGAIALALMLLGSGDWSLEAHFFAKRRRR, encoded by the coding sequence ATGAAGTCGAACGACGGAATGACGAATTTTGCGTTGCTGATGCTCCGACTTACCGCCGGGCTGATCCTGCTGTACTTTGGCTCGCAGAAGTTCCTCGGCGCATTCGGAGGGATGGGGCTCACGAACACGATCGTAGCTTTCAAGAACTCGATGGGGATTCCGACTCCCATGACGGTGCTTGCCGTGATTGCGGAATTCTTCGGCGGACTTGGACTCGTCTTGGGCGTGTTCACTCGGGTCGCTGCGTTTGGCGTCCTGTGTACGATGGCGGTCGCCACGTACACGAACGTTCAGAAGATTGAGTCACTGGTAGCGACCCAAACAAACCCGTTCCCCATCAACGGGGCGGCTTTCCCAATGGCGTTGGGCGCGATTGCGCTGGCACTCATGCTCTTGGGTAGCGGGGACTGGTCGCTCGAAGCGCACTTCTTCGCCAAGCGTCGCCGCCGCTAG
- the trpC gene encoding indole-3-glycerol phosphate synthase TrpC, producing the protein MNVLDRIFAAKRAEVAEKSTAAALADLRALAADQSPTRGFERALRGADRLALIAEVKKGSPSKGTIRADFDPAAIGRDYASAGAACLSVLTDVEFFQGAPENLNLAREASGLPVLRKDFTTSEYHVIEARSLGADAILLIVNGLDNHELRDLRALAESLAMDVLVEAHSEGEADRAIASGAKLLGINNRDLETFQTSVSVGEKLIPHYAREQYVVAESALESAQDVRRMADAGARAVLIGTAFCSAPDIRQKVAEMMAPVWSSQ; encoded by the coding sequence GTGAATGTCCTTGACCGGATTTTCGCCGCCAAGAGGGCGGAGGTCGCGGAGAAGTCAACTGCCGCCGCGCTAGCCGACTTGCGTGCGCTCGCCGCAGACCAGTCGCCGACCCGCGGTTTTGAGCGGGCCCTCCGAGGTGCGGACCGGCTGGCCTTGATCGCAGAAGTGAAAAAGGGGAGCCCTTCCAAGGGGACCATTCGCGCCGATTTTGATCCCGCGGCAATCGGACGCGACTACGCGTCCGCTGGAGCGGCCTGCCTAAGCGTGCTGACCGATGTTGAATTCTTCCAGGGCGCGCCCGAAAATCTGAATCTTGCGCGTGAGGCGTCGGGTCTGCCGGTGCTACGTAAGGACTTTACGACAAGTGAGTACCACGTGATCGAGGCGCGCTCGCTCGGAGCGGACGCCATCCTGCTTATCGTTAACGGCTTGGACAATCATGAATTGCGCGACTTGCGAGCGCTTGCCGAATCGTTGGCCATGGATGTTTTGGTGGAGGCCCACAGCGAAGGCGAAGCGGATCGGGCGATTGCGAGCGGAGCGAAACTGCTTGGGATCAATAACCGCGATCTGGAGACTTTTCAGACATCGGTCTCGGTTGGCGAGAAGCTAATCCCACACTACGCCCGTGAGCAGTACGTGGTCGCCGAGAGCGCGCTGGAGTCGGCGCAGGATGTCCGGCGCATGGCTGACGCGGGGGCACGGGCCGTGCTTATCGGGACGGCGTTCTGTTCCGCGCCCGATATCCGGCAAAAGGTGGCGGAGATGATGGCCCCGGTGTGGAGCAGCCAGTGA
- the prpB gene encoding methylisocitrate lyase — translation MLGPALPRPGSQLRALFEKGIVVMPGVFNALSAKSAANLGAQALYISGGATTNALIGTPDIALISLEEMALTAARCSQVAHVPIISDADTGWGAEWNVVRTVLEMERAGLAGIHLEDQVSPKRCGHLDGKDVVSCNQMQAKIRAAVAAKADPSFMIIARTDARGVEGMDAAVDRARAYVDAGADAIFPEGLISEEEFAAFRKAVGVPLLANMTEFGKTPLISASTFENLGYQMVIFPVTALRVILKSMEEFYADLLSTGTQAGWMDRMRTRKELYATIGYDEYTARGQAWSQGDDS, via the coding sequence ATGCTTGGTCCGGCTCTCCCGCGCCCTGGAAGTCAGCTTCGTGCGCTGTTTGAGAAAGGCATCGTGGTGATGCCTGGTGTTTTCAATGCCCTGAGTGCGAAGAGCGCAGCAAACCTAGGCGCGCAGGCGCTGTACATCTCGGGCGGTGCCACCACCAACGCCCTCATTGGGACCCCCGACATTGCACTCATCTCGCTCGAAGAGATGGCACTGACCGCTGCCCGGTGCTCTCAAGTCGCGCATGTCCCGATCATCTCAGATGCCGATACCGGCTGGGGGGCGGAGTGGAACGTCGTCCGAACGGTACTGGAAATGGAGCGGGCGGGCTTGGCAGGGATCCACCTTGAGGACCAAGTGAGCCCCAAGCGGTGCGGCCACCTGGACGGTAAGGACGTCGTTTCGTGCAACCAGATGCAGGCCAAGATCCGAGCTGCTGTGGCGGCGAAGGCCGACCCGAGCTTCATGATCATTGCGCGCACCGACGCGCGAGGCGTCGAAGGGATGGATGCCGCTGTGGACCGTGCTCGTGCCTACGTAGATGCGGGCGCGGACGCAATCTTTCCGGAAGGCTTGATCAGCGAGGAGGAGTTCGCAGCGTTCCGCAAGGCGGTCGGCGTTCCGCTGCTCGCCAACATGACTGAGTTCGGAAAGACTCCGCTGATCTCCGCATCAACATTCGAGAATCTCGGCTATCAGATGGTGATCTTTCCCGTGACGGCGCTGCGAGTGATTCTGAAATCGATGGAGGAGTTCTATGCCGATTTGTTGAGCACGGGGACTCAAGCAGGTTGGATGGATCGGATGCGGACACGCAAGGAGCTCTACGCCACGATCGGGTACGACGAGTACACCGCGCGGGGGCAGGCTTGGAGTCAGGGCGACGATTCGTGA
- a CDS encoding phosphoribosylanthranilate isomerase: MTRIKICGLTRREDAELAVELGADAVGFVVEPTSPRCVDPAELPWLEDLAPFVTRVAVFGEYRSGLDLQQFDAMQTVKGGVGRRIQALRVAEGESPVLALSRIAPGVHAVVLDAHVAGQYGGTGQTIDWGVAEQIVALSTVPVILAGGLTPANVAEAIRRTRPYAVDVSSGVESEPGMKSADRLRAFFAAVEGV; this comes from the coding sequence GTGACCCGCATCAAGATCTGTGGGCTCACGCGGCGCGAGGATGCCGAACTTGCGGTCGAGCTCGGAGCGGATGCGGTCGGGTTCGTGGTCGAACCGACCAGCCCTCGGTGCGTCGATCCCGCTGAGCTGCCCTGGCTGGAGGACCTAGCCCCGTTCGTCACACGTGTTGCGGTATTCGGTGAGTACCGATCGGGCCTGGACCTGCAGCAGTTTGACGCGATGCAGACCGTCAAGGGTGGCGTGGGTCGGCGGATCCAAGCGTTACGGGTGGCGGAGGGGGAGTCGCCGGTACTGGCGCTCAGTCGGATCGCCCCTGGCGTGCATGCGGTGGTCCTCGATGCGCACGTGGCGGGACAGTACGGTGGGACGGGGCAGACCATCGACTGGGGTGTCGCCGAGCAGATCGTTGCGCTGAGCACGGTGCCAGTGATTCTAGCTGGCGGACTAACGCCCGCCAATGTCGCTGAGGCAATCCGGCGGACACGTCCATACGCAGTCGATGTGAGTAGTGGTGTGGAGTCGGAGCCAGGAATGAAGTCTGCGGACCGACTGCGAGCTTTCTTCGCTGCAGTAGAAGGGGTCTAG
- a CDS encoding glycosyltransferase family 4 protein produces the protein MLVDHFPGYKAKSNTYNALLCQSLEALGVTIREYDPLTTLKEGAADVVHVHWPEYSLSEKRPLWRQLRLLKFWSGIRYARMRGAKIVWTAHNLRPHERLDDGLETRFYRKWIHCISGVICLSEASKGPLVERYPDLGQTPIFVIPHGDYRPTLGGTVTRDAARQALGLPTDALMIGSVGAVRRYKNLPVLIESFRRVAPEGVRLLIAGKSSEPELIAEIEQAISGDPRVTFLNKFLSDEEMEQVNVACDLMVFPYTDILNSGSALFSLSCSRAVVVPRLGSMPELSAAAGAEWVRLYEPPFSDEALGAAIAQELPAAGSQPDLSKFDWKVIGAQTKAAYEQVCR, from the coding sequence ATCCGCGAATACGACCCGCTGACCACCTTGAAGGAGGGGGCCGCGGACGTGGTCCACGTCCACTGGCCCGAGTACTCGCTCTCCGAGAAGCGACCGCTGTGGCGTCAATTACGCCTTCTGAAGTTCTGGTCGGGCATCCGCTACGCCAGGATGCGGGGAGCCAAAATCGTCTGGACCGCCCACAATCTTCGTCCGCATGAGCGGCTTGACGACGGTCTCGAGACCCGTTTCTACCGAAAGTGGATCCACTGCATCAGCGGAGTGATTTGCCTGTCGGAGGCGTCGAAGGGTCCGCTCGTCGAGCGCTACCCCGACCTTGGGCAGACACCCATCTTCGTCATCCCCCACGGCGACTATCGGCCGACGTTGGGCGGAACCGTGACGCGTGATGCGGCTCGCCAAGCGCTCGGCCTACCGACCGACGCGTTGATGATCGGGAGCGTAGGAGCGGTGCGGCGTTACAAGAATTTGCCCGTGTTGATCGAGTCGTTTCGCCGGGTCGCACCCGAGGGGGTACGGCTTCTCATCGCGGGGAAGTCGTCTGAGCCTGAGCTGATCGCGGAGATCGAACAGGCGATATCGGGCGACCCTCGCGTGACATTCTTGAATAAGTTTCTGAGTGATGAGGAGATGGAGCAGGTGAACGTCGCCTGCGATCTGATGGTCTTTCCGTACACGGACATTCTCAACAGTGGGTCGGCACTGTTCTCGCTCTCGTGCTCGCGTGCGGTGGTGGTGCCCCGGCTGGGGTCAATGCCTGAGCTTTCGGCAGCGGCTGGAGCGGAGTGGGTGCGGTTGTACGAACCGCCGTTCAGCGACGAGGCCCTCGGTGCGGCCATCGCGCAGGAACTACCCGCCGCAGGTAGCCAACCCGACCTTTCGAAGTTCGATTGGAAGGTGATTGGGGCTCAAACCAAGGCGGCCTATGAGCAGGTGTGCCGATGA
- a CDS encoding glycosyltransferase family 4 protein, producing the protein MKIVIVHARYVHRGGEDSVVDQEIELLQQAGHTVRLFERRNEVLTEMSPVRQASITIANHAVAEEFRAFLQEDPPDVVHVHNTFQVISPLVIRVAHQLGVPVVQTLHNYRLLCANGLLYREDGACELCVTKSLKWPAIKFGCYRGKAGSTAVALMLSRSRPIYREDVTRFVALTEFGKRKFIEGGLPAARITVKPNALLRDPGVGSGSGGYVLYVGRLSHEKGIQVLLEAWKSVRNQRMLIVGTGPMEDEVRQRVAQLEGVQWLGKLEPSEVMKRMQDAALMVLPSVCYEGLPMTIIEALACGTPVLTPNHGAMPGLGQEASLTYEAPFEEQLATKLNELLSHREGLAELRPAARATYEARYTPEQNLASLEAIYRDAVADCASKT; encoded by the coding sequence GTGAAGATCGTGATCGTCCACGCACGGTACGTGCACCGCGGGGGCGAAGATTCGGTCGTTGATCAGGAAATCGAGCTGCTTCAGCAAGCCGGGCACACGGTCCGGCTCTTCGAGAGGCGGAACGAAGTTCTGACCGAGATGTCACCCGTGCGACAAGCCAGCATCACGATCGCAAACCACGCCGTTGCCGAAGAGTTCCGGGCGTTCCTTCAAGAAGATCCTCCGGATGTCGTTCACGTCCACAATACCTTTCAAGTCATCTCACCGCTGGTGATTCGAGTTGCGCACCAGCTTGGAGTTCCGGTCGTGCAAACGCTCCACAACTATCGGCTGCTCTGCGCAAACGGGTTGCTGTACCGAGAGGACGGAGCCTGCGAGCTTTGCGTGACGAAGAGCTTGAAATGGCCTGCGATCAAGTTCGGTTGCTACCGTGGCAAGGCGGGGAGCACTGCGGTCGCTTTGATGCTCAGCCGATCGCGCCCGATCTACCGCGAAGACGTGACGCGCTTCGTCGCGCTCACCGAGTTTGGCAAGCGCAAGTTTATCGAAGGAGGGTTGCCGGCAGCGAGAATCACCGTCAAGCCCAATGCGCTGCTCCGCGATCCGGGAGTCGGGTCCGGCTCGGGCGGCTACGTCTTGTACGTAGGGCGGCTCAGTCACGAGAAAGGGATCCAAGTGTTGTTGGAAGCGTGGAAGTCGGTGCGAAACCAGCGCATGCTCATCGTCGGTACCGGGCCGATGGAGGACGAGGTCCGTCAGCGCGTTGCTCAGCTAGAAGGCGTCCAGTGGCTGGGCAAGCTCGAGCCGTCTGAGGTGATGAAGAGGATGCAGGATGCCGCGCTGATGGTGCTACCGAGCGTGTGTTACGAAGGGTTGCCGATGACGATCATCGAGGCGTTGGCGTGCGGGACTCCTGTGCTCACCCCGAATCACGGGGCGATGCCAGGGCTGGGTCAAGAAGCGTCCTTGACTTACGAAGCGCCGTTCGAAGAACAACTCGCCACAAAGCTCAACGAACTATTGAGTCATCGAGAAGGGCTGGCAGAATTGCGACCCGCAGCAAGAGCCACCTACGAAGCGCGGTACACCCCGGAGCAAAACCTGGCGAGTCTCGAAGCGATCTATCGGGATGCCGTCGCCGATTGTGCTTCGAAAACCTGA